The following proteins are co-located in the Roseovarius arcticus genome:
- a CDS encoding CpaF family protein, whose product MFKSFNAASRNIATCAPAPQPQQRVAKSAPMEPEMAGNQFPIQFVTRARVDPNNALKSELHNLLLEQLNLSLLDKVPKGDLRREIAGLAAQHLQDRGKMMPATSFQKLIDELLDEVLGLGPLEPLLADPSVSDILVNGPSHVFVEREGILERAPARFRDERHLLRIIDKIVSSVGRRIDESQPWVDARLEDGSRVNAIIRPCAIDGASLSIRKFSRTRLDMDKLLEHGALSKPAASFLEAAIKARMNVLISGGTGSGKTTLLNALSSFIDPRHRMVTIEDAAELQLQHEHVVRLETRPANAEGKGRISQRDLVINALRMRPDRIVVGEVRGSEAFDMLQAMNTGHDGSMTTIHANTTRDAVSRLEQMVMMIGGDFPIQAIRSQISAGVQLVLQLNRMADGRRRVISISEIVGLEGDTIMMQDIFTFKKMGLDAEGNVMGRMMASGIRPRCFEAIMASGVTLDADAFSQVGEVY is encoded by the coding sequence ATGTTCAAATCTTTCAACGCCGCCTCTCGAAACATCGCCACATGCGCTCCCGCGCCGCAGCCGCAACAACGTGTCGCCAAATCCGCGCCGATGGAGCCGGAAATGGCCGGAAACCAGTTTCCGATCCAATTTGTAACCCGTGCAAGGGTCGACCCCAACAACGCGCTGAAAAGCGAATTGCACAACCTTCTGCTGGAACAGCTGAACCTCTCTTTGCTCGACAAGGTTCCAAAAGGCGACCTAAGGCGCGAGATTGCAGGATTGGCGGCGCAGCATTTACAGGACCGTGGCAAGATGATGCCCGCGACTTCCTTTCAGAAATTGATCGACGAACTCTTGGATGAAGTACTCGGACTTGGTCCGTTGGAGCCGTTGCTGGCCGATCCCTCTGTGTCCGACATTCTGGTAAACGGGCCGTCTCATGTTTTCGTGGAACGAGAGGGCATTTTGGAGCGCGCACCTGCGCGATTCCGCGATGAACGACATCTGCTGCGCATCATTGACAAGATAGTCTCAAGCGTCGGTCGCCGCATCGACGAAAGCCAGCCTTGGGTAGATGCCCGACTGGAGGACGGCAGCAGGGTGAATGCCATCATACGCCCCTGCGCCATCGATGGGGCAAGTCTGTCAATCCGCAAATTTTCACGCACGCGGCTGGATATGGACAAGCTCTTGGAGCATGGTGCCCTGAGCAAACCTGCAGCGAGTTTTCTTGAAGCAGCGATCAAGGCGCGGATGAACGTGCTAATCTCAGGTGGGACTGGTTCTGGTAAGACAACCTTGTTGAACGCCCTGTCCTCATTCATTGACCCACGCCATCGAATGGTGACGATCGAGGACGCAGCTGAACTGCAATTGCAACATGAACATGTGGTGCGCCTAGAAACGCGGCCTGCCAACGCCGAAGGGAAGGGGCGGATTTCACAACGCGATCTGGTGATTAATGCTCTTCGAATGCGTCCGGACCGCATCGTAGTCGGCGAGGTGCGCGGCAGCGAAGCTTTCGACATGCTGCAAGCCATGAACACAGGGCATGATGGTTCAATGACCACTATCCATGCGAACACCACCCGCGACGCTGTCAGCCGACTAGAGCAAATGGTAATGATGATCGGTGGCGACTTCCCAATCCAAGCAATCCGCTCGCAGATCTCGGCAGGAGTGCAACTCGTGCTGCAGCTCAACCGCATGGCGGACGGCCGCCGCCGGGTGATCAGCATCTCCGAGATCGTTGGCTTGGAGGGAGACACGATTATGATGCAGGACATTTTTACCTTCAAGAAAATGGGCTTGGACGCCGAAGGCAACGTAATGGGCCGGATGATGGCCAGTGGCATCCGTCCGCGTTGTTTCGAGGCGATCATGGCATCGGGTGTAACGCTCGATGCCGATGCCTTTAGTCAAGTCGGCGAGGTTTACTAA
- a CDS encoding AAA family ATPase, translating into MSFAHKDSDHQLAQAVTVVSGLTQVMIIARSQALLDMLSQEMASDANVQGKTLRADFHHVVNSDRQNWDLINYLVFEVSQDMEADLNAVRKLRGAHGNTLQFIAVSAGPMTDAVKTQYASAGIVEVLVLDAACADSDVVPVTEPVPSQQEIAAPVAEGAPDAGGDVTVVLRARGGAGATTVAVNLAIDLAVTSGSGRIALVDLDLQNGSIGLALDLPDSAEMTALIQADMPQIATFLDRAMVRHSSGVDVLTAPNIFAPLSAMTPDMVTSLIRELKVRYDHIILDLSQAVVDWTSPVLADATRALIVSDMSVPSVIRVRRLIDLISEEHMTLPIRTIINFEKRPKMPSQVHKEAARLIGRPLEHWIPNDPRAARRAVDMGVPLRLGAKRSGASKAISALGKSLFTQPKKG; encoded by the coding sequence ATGAGCTTTGCACACAAAGATAGCGACCATCAATTGGCACAGGCTGTCACTGTAGTTTCTGGTTTGACGCAGGTCATGATCATCGCGCGGTCGCAAGCATTGCTGGATATGCTAAGCCAAGAAATGGCCTCGGATGCCAACGTGCAGGGCAAAACGCTACGCGCTGACTTTCATCATGTGGTCAACTCTGATCGGCAAAACTGGGACCTTATCAATTACCTAGTCTTCGAGGTGAGTCAAGACATGGAGGCCGATCTGAATGCGGTGCGTAAGCTTAGAGGGGCACATGGTAACACGCTGCAATTCATCGCCGTTAGTGCGGGCCCAATGACCGACGCGGTGAAGACACAATATGCCTCAGCGGGTATAGTCGAGGTTCTGGTGCTGGACGCAGCCTGCGCCGACTCTGACGTTGTGCCCGTGACGGAGCCAGTACCGAGTCAGCAGGAAATTGCTGCACCTGTTGCGGAAGGAGCGCCCGACGCGGGCGGCGATGTAACCGTTGTTCTTCGCGCCCGTGGCGGCGCGGGAGCCACTACCGTTGCGGTTAACCTTGCGATAGATCTCGCCGTGACCTCCGGATCAGGCCGGATCGCACTCGTCGATCTTGATCTGCAAAACGGCAGCATTGGCCTCGCACTTGATCTACCTGATAGCGCTGAGATGACGGCTTTGATCCAGGCTGACATGCCGCAGATTGCAACTTTTCTTGACCGTGCGATGGTGCGTCACAGCAGCGGCGTCGACGTTCTTACCGCGCCAAACATCTTTGCCCCGCTCAGCGCGATGACGCCGGACATGGTCACCAGCCTCATCCGGGAGTTGAAAGTGCGCTACGATCATATCATCCTCGATCTGTCACAGGCGGTAGTGGACTGGACGAGTCCGGTGCTTGCGGATGCAACACGTGCCCTGATCGTCAGTGACATGTCAGTGCCCTCTGTCATACGGGTGCGCCGCCTAATCGACCTGATCAGCGAGGAGCATATGACCCTCCCGATCCGAACCATTATTAATTTTGAAAAACGCCCAAAGATGCCGTCACAGGTGCATAAGGAGGCCGCGCGCCTTATAGGGCGACCGCTGGAACATTGGATTCCCAATGACCCGCGTGCAGCACGGCGGGCAGTGGACATGGGCGTGCCGTTGCGTTTGGGCGCCAAGCGGTCGGGCGCGTCCAAGGCAATCTCTGCGCTCGGAAAATCGCTGTTCACCCAGCCGAAGAAGGGCTGA
- a CDS encoding TadE/TadG family type IV pilus assembly protein, which produces MIGNLRTYVHSFARREEGAFLIEFALVVPIMFFLVFGLIDFARLGLANVMADKATETAVRMATVRPVVCPNVPRIVNRGLAGTLSLDLPNGTSCTARSGLCVNSGTISCTASLSNATAAAIWERVSPMMPTGAQPDNLRLSYTFDANLNRVGAAYAPIISVEIVDLLFDFISPLGALADLAAGTSNSTLGQSFTFASMSASLPSEDLR; this is translated from the coding sequence ATGATTGGTAACCTGCGCACATACGTACACTCTTTCGCTCGTCGAGAAGAAGGCGCTTTTCTAATAGAGTTTGCGCTAGTAGTGCCGATAATGTTTTTTTTGGTTTTCGGGTTGATTGATTTTGCGCGGTTAGGCCTCGCCAATGTCATGGCCGACAAGGCCACCGAAACGGCCGTGCGAATGGCCACGGTGCGCCCGGTGGTCTGCCCCAATGTGCCACGTATTGTAAACCGCGGGCTAGCGGGCACTCTCTCACTCGATCTGCCCAATGGCACTTCTTGCACTGCGCGCAGCGGTCTATGCGTAAACAGTGGCACAATCAGTTGCACTGCGTCGCTGTCCAATGCCACCGCGGCGGCAATATGGGAACGTGTCAGTCCGATGATGCCCACAGGTGCCCAGCCCGACAACCTGCGACTATCCTATACGTTCGACGCCAATCTCAACCGAGTCGGCGCGGCCTATGCGCCGATCATTTCAGTTGAAATCGTCGATCTACTCTTTGATTTTATATCCCCGCTGGGGGCGCTGGCTGACTTAGCCGCTGGCACGTCTAACTCCACACTGGGGCAAAGCTTTACATTTGCCTCAATGAGCGCGTCGCTCCCCTCCGAAGACCTTAGATAG
- a CDS encoding TadE/TadG family type IV pilus assembly protein: MTLPVLTFWKKEGGAAIVEFAIILPMLLLFLGLAIDGARMFWAFQATVAGVQDATRYLSRVLPADSCSAARSTEVWNAKLGEIVRTSQSGSNLMPKSVSITVVRSELGCTTGSFRGGQAGVASVTATLHMTYPLAGLIELVGGSFPSITTNVTDSARVLSR; this comes from the coding sequence ATGACGCTGCCGGTCCTGACTTTCTGGAAAAAAGAGGGCGGTGCAGCGATTGTTGAATTCGCGATCATCCTGCCGATGCTTTTGCTGTTTCTCGGCCTCGCGATCGACGGGGCGCGGATGTTCTGGGCGTTCCAGGCCACTGTAGCGGGCGTACAGGATGCGACACGCTATCTGTCACGCGTGTTGCCTGCGGATTCGTGCAGTGCCGCCCGCAGCACGGAAGTCTGGAACGCCAAGCTGGGTGAGATCGTCCGCACCAGCCAGTCGGGAAGCAACCTCATGCCCAAATCGGTGTCAATCACCGTTGTTCGGTCGGAATTGGGTTGCACAACAGGGTCGTTCCGCGGGGGGCAAGCTGGAGTGGCAAGTGTAACCGCGACCCTGCACATGACCTACCCGCTGGCCGGGTTGATCGAACTTGTCGGCGGCAGCTTCCCTTCGATTACGACCAATGTGACAGACAGCGCTCGGGTGTTAAGCCGATGA
- a CDS encoding TadE/TadG family type IV pilus assembly protein, giving the protein MSLRLSITRFCDDERGSILLLGAVTLVLMLGMVGFIFDFGRRASTHAEMQNFVDSVSLAAAAELDGQSDAISRARNAVDSLIADHQTFAAGTRLLGSSDVVEISFYKPNETGGFSRDAGYFTDNAHSARFVSVRLAERTVIAGLSGAFRRMNGDTTSNDNVGAFAVAGFSLEACNVAPVAVCLPTLDFDASTSVGQTLSLNADINVGHLLPGQIALVDTLTDSLDGLTICADLLGGALDACLLAARQPETACSGQGGLQISANVTGTDVLNAVNTRFGQFAGTVGNLIGNPNFSGVPSVLNGLTGAAGQCVPLGTTEGESSLPADDCVGSGTCGLQGDGNWQAGRLAYVEAHYGGTDPHPEAQTRFEFYRAELAASGSVEIPPSVLSTLGGTVGDLLGGLTGGLLGSGNAPAPTYCTAQQDIDPTRRLMVVAGIDCLSASVDARVSTAPVQQFFEVFSLGPGAGGVLEVEITACLGGNCDKGHLNTEVVEVVRLVE; this is encoded by the coding sequence ATGTCTCTCCGCCTATCCATCACAAGATTCTGCGACGACGAACGCGGCAGCATTCTGCTGCTGGGGGCGGTCACGCTGGTTTTGATGCTGGGTATGGTCGGGTTCATATTTGATTTTGGCAGAAGGGCCAGCACTCACGCTGAGATGCAGAATTTCGTGGATTCGGTCAGCCTTGCCGCGGCGGCCGAACTGGACGGTCAGTCCGATGCAATTTCCCGCGCTCGCAATGCTGTCGACTCCCTCATCGCCGATCACCAGACATTCGCGGCGGGCACCCGCCTGCTGGGCTCGTCGGACGTCGTCGAGATTTCTTTCTACAAGCCGAACGAGACGGGCGGCTTTTCCCGTGATGCCGGTTACTTTACCGATAATGCACACAGCGCGCGATTTGTTTCAGTGCGCTTGGCCGAGCGTACAGTCATCGCCGGCCTGTCGGGGGCCTTTCGACGCATGAACGGCGACACCACCAGCAACGACAACGTCGGCGCATTTGCTGTTGCCGGTTTTTCGCTGGAAGCATGTAATGTGGCACCTGTGGCGGTCTGCCTCCCCACGCTTGATTTCGACGCCAGTACTAGTGTCGGTCAGACGCTGAGCTTGAATGCTGATATCAACGTCGGGCACCTTTTGCCCGGTCAGATCGCATTGGTCGATACGCTGACAGACTCGCTGGACGGGCTGACCATCTGTGCCGATCTGCTGGGCGGGGCTTTGGATGCCTGCCTTTTAGCTGCACGCCAGCCCGAGACCGCCTGCTCCGGACAGGGAGGTCTGCAAATCTCAGCCAATGTAACCGGCACCGATGTGCTCAACGCGGTCAACACACGATTCGGCCAGTTTGCTGGTACTGTTGGAAACCTAATAGGCAATCCGAACTTTTCTGGCGTACCTAGCGTGCTTAACGGTCTGACCGGTGCCGCTGGGCAGTGTGTGCCGTTAGGCACCACTGAAGGCGAATCCAGCCTGCCTGCAGACGATTGCGTTGGCAGTGGCACATGCGGTCTGCAGGGCGATGGCAACTGGCAGGCTGGACGGCTGGCCTATGTAGAGGCCCATTACGGCGGCACTGATCCCCATCCCGAGGCGCAGACCCGTTTTGAGTTCTACCGGGCCGAACTCGCGGCCTCTGGCAGTGTTGAGATTCCGCCGTCAGTGCTGTCCACTTTGGGCGGTACGGTGGGTGACCTTTTGGGTGGTCTGACGGGCGGTCTGCTGGGTAGCGGAAACGCGCCCGCGCCAACTTACTGCACTGCACAACAGGACATTGACCCCACCCGCCGCCTGATGGTGGTGGCCGGGATCGACTGTCTGTCGGCAAGTGTAGACGCCCGCGTTTCGACAGCGCCAGTGCAGCAGTTTTTCGAAGTCTTCAGTCTGGGGCCTGGTGCGGGTGGTGTCTTGGAGGTAGAGATCACCGCCTGCCTGGGCGGCAACTGTGACAAGGGGCACCTCAACACGGAAGTTGTTGAAGTTGTAAGGCTCGTAGAATGA
- a CDS encoding Flp family type IVb pilin, with translation MKTQIQNLFKRLRSCEQGATLVEYGIALAVAAAVGVAGFTTLGGKVSTNVTAASDAFGTTSP, from the coding sequence ATGAAAACCCAGATCCAAAACCTTTTCAAACGCCTCCGCAGCTGTGAGCAGGGCGCAACCCTCGTAGAATACGGTATCGCACTGGCAGTGGCTGCCGCAGTTGGCGTCGCTGGCTTCACTACACTGGGTGGCAAGGTTTCGACCAATGTGACAGCTGCATCGGACGCGTTCGGCACGACCTCCCCGTAA
- a CDS encoding helix-turn-helix transcriptional regulator — protein sequence MPHRTPKDRSDLIPFAGATELHIEIARTLDLINIWNTALCGQFQIHDVLMVFAGQFSARSVVLYRYENDRMLTVSAAYPTVGKAKPETSSGGMLQYVQDHHAAEMLPGAIFQSSDLRREPTFEKSQLRLEWDPRLEIMENSLILLDNAEGRIDALELAFDTPPNTTPEVPTTLTAVAMANAWENRIPGVISRSIRDYSRARSVPADLGRADILGPRNSAGLSRAEQRVCRLLASGDSAREISEMLNVSVATIRTHLRSIYSKTGANGRVRLIALINDGRGMLE from the coding sequence ATGCCTCACCGTACCCCTAAGGATCGCAGCGACTTAATCCCTTTCGCCGGTGCAACCGAATTGCACATAGAAATTGCGCGTACACTAGACTTGATCAATATTTGGAATACCGCGCTTTGCGGGCAATTCCAGATTCACGATGTGTTAATGGTGTTCGCTGGTCAGTTCTCAGCGCGCAGTGTCGTACTCTACCGCTACGAAAATGACCGTATGCTGACGGTTTCGGCGGCGTACCCTACGGTGGGCAAGGCAAAGCCCGAAACCAGCAGCGGCGGTATGCTTCAATATGTGCAGGACCATCATGCAGCTGAAATGTTGCCCGGCGCTATCTTCCAGTCGAGTGATCTGCGCCGGGAGCCAACCTTTGAAAAGTCTCAGCTACGTTTGGAATGGGACCCACGGCTTGAGATTATGGAAAACAGCCTGATCCTGTTAGATAACGCCGAGGGACGGATCGACGCGCTAGAGCTGGCCTTTGATACACCTCCGAACACCACCCCGGAGGTTCCGACCACACTTACCGCGGTGGCGATGGCCAACGCTTGGGAAAATCGAATACCCGGGGTGATCTCGCGCAGTATTCGCGATTATTCGCGAGCCCGCAGCGTGCCAGCCGACTTGGGGCGTGCGGACATTCTGGGTCCACGCAACTCTGCTGGGCTCAGCCGCGCAGAACAACGTGTTTGCCGACTACTGGCCAGTGGCGACAGCGCCAGAGAAATTTCCGAGATGCTTAACGTTTCGGTCGCGACAATTCGCACCCATCTGCGCAGTATTTATTCCAAAACTGGTGCCAACGGCCGGGTACGGCTGATCGCACTGATTAATGATGGCAGGGGCATGCTGGAGTGA
- a CDS encoding A24 family peptidase, which translates to MNAPPVISVGWLVIPLLLAVIAYDMRFMRIPNWLVTLFVIVAICSLPFSVSWIELKWRLIAGAGVFLVSLLIFAQRLIGGGDVKLLTALTLLIPVCALQLFGMILSLSIFASVLALFITRRAMLGRPTRWLAISDRSGFPMGLAIGVAGIIFWLFGPNLMRMITG; encoded by the coding sequence GTGAACGCCCCCCCCGTGATCTCTGTCGGTTGGCTTGTTATCCCGCTGCTTCTGGCGGTGATCGCATACGACATGCGCTTCATGCGCATCCCCAATTGGCTCGTAACACTTTTCGTCATCGTCGCTATATGCAGCTTGCCATTCTCTGTGTCTTGGATCGAGCTAAAGTGGCGTCTGATTGCGGGTGCCGGCGTATTCCTTGTCAGCCTTCTGATATTCGCGCAGCGGCTGATAGGCGGCGGTGACGTAAAATTGTTGACCGCCCTTACACTTTTGATCCCCGTCTGCGCGCTGCAGCTGTTCGGGATGATCCTGTCACTCAGCATCTTCGCCTCCGTGTTGGCACTCTTTATAACGCGGCGCGCGATGCTTGGCCGCCCGACGCGTTGGCTGGCAATCTCCGACAGGAGCGGCTTTCCGATGGGGTTGGCTATTGGCGTCGCGGGAATCATCTTTTGGCTGTTCGGTCCGAATCTTATGAGAATGATCACGGGCTAG
- a CDS encoding response regulator transcription factor, producing the protein MKILSVDDDLFILELLSMMAAKAGFSDVSTALSGEIALGMLNNGDVTYDCLLLDINMPDMDGIELCKLVRAMPSYHKTPVIMLTARAEKDYIDRAFEAGATDYANKPFNIVELSARLRMAEEVVIARREVAAVISTVDAHRPTIARQHTFDLPDAIHIDGIKNFIEYSALGNYLTQLSHAGLVGSQVLAFKIDRIGAIYARASTDEFFYALTEVADAIGDALSASGYMMAYAGNGAFVVVSNKADLEPSGGLESKIQNAIDEKNTEYDNGDPLDIEISIGNPLRPNMSKTQRIRKTFDRALARAENRALKKRNDPRRPNIRLIGR; encoded by the coding sequence ATGAAGATACTATCCGTTGATGACGACCTGTTCATTCTCGAACTTCTGTCCATGATGGCTGCCAAGGCAGGTTTTTCGGATGTGTCGACAGCGCTCTCGGGGGAGATCGCATTGGGCATGCTGAACAATGGTGATGTCACCTACGACTGTCTGCTGCTTGACATCAATATGCCCGACATGGATGGGATCGAGCTTTGTAAACTGGTTCGCGCCATGCCCTCTTATCACAAGACGCCAGTCATTATGCTGACCGCAAGGGCCGAGAAGGATTACATCGACCGCGCCTTCGAAGCAGGTGCTACCGACTATGCTAACAAACCTTTCAACATCGTAGAGTTAAGTGCCCGCCTCCGCATGGCGGAAGAGGTGGTCATCGCGCGGCGCGAGGTGGCAGCAGTCATATCGACAGTGGATGCACATCGCCCGACAATCGCGAGACAGCACACCTTTGATCTGCCTGACGCGATCCACATTGATGGCATCAAGAATTTTATCGAATATTCCGCCTTGGGAAATTATCTGACGCAGCTTTCACATGCAGGACTGGTCGGCTCGCAAGTGCTGGCATTCAAGATCGACCGGATCGGGGCGATCTACGCTCGAGCCTCGACAGATGAATTTTTCTACGCTCTCACGGAGGTCGCGGATGCCATTGGCGATGCGCTAAGCGCGAGTGGCTACATGATGGCCTATGCTGGAAACGGGGCATTCGTCGTTGTCTCAAACAAGGCCGATCTTGAACCGTCCGGCGGCTTGGAAAGCAAAATCCAGAACGCGATTGACGAGAAGAATACCGAATACGACAACGGCGACCCGCTGGACATTGAAATCTCCATCGGGAATCCGCTGCGTCCTAACATGAGTAAGACACAGCGCATTCGCAAAACCTTCGACCGTGCCCTTGCCCGCGCCGAAAACCGCGCTTTGAAAAAGCGAAATGACCCGAGGCGGCCTAACATTCGCCTGATCGGCAGGTAG
- a CDS encoding class I SAM-dependent methyltransferase, which translates to MQSNTRAYGSGSDNLDTSETANRSVRADWSAYATAYDLLSEHNPEYQAILHNFEAFLATIETPRLIYDIGGGTGNYTEIAARACPESEICLAEPDAGMIGAARSKLAAHKNISFEALPLENIVARGTADLVVCVHALYAMPAPKQRLEDMRRLLRPGGWLYLVDLGRHMNVADWRDYLFSQLKKKQGLAGALGVFWQGREIAKQNKAILKAQKNGVYWTHTGAQIASAATAAGFEIQRQEVVYRGYSDLLVCHAKP; encoded by the coding sequence ATGCAATCAAACACTCGTGCTTACGGGTCAGGTTCTGACAATCTCGATACGTCTGAAACAGCAAATCGGTCGGTGCGTGCCGATTGGAGTGCCTATGCAACGGCCTATGATCTGCTGTCCGAGCACAACCCTGAGTACCAAGCGATACTGCACAACTTTGAGGCTTTCCTTGCGACGATAGAGACGCCGCGCTTGATCTATGACATCGGCGGCGGCACCGGAAACTACACCGAGATCGCGGCCCGTGCTTGCCCGGAGAGCGAGATATGTCTCGCAGAGCCCGACGCTGGCATGATCGGGGCGGCGCGGTCCAAATTGGCAGCCCATAAAAATATCAGTTTTGAAGCTCTACCGCTTGAAAATATCGTAGCGCGAGGCACAGCTGATCTTGTCGTCTGCGTTCACGCGCTATACGCGATGCCCGCGCCAAAGCAGCGACTCGAGGATATGCGTCGGTTGCTCCGTCCAGGCGGTTGGCTCTACCTCGTCGATCTCGGTCGTCACATGAACGTGGCCGACTGGCGCGACTACCTGTTCTCACAGTTGAAAAAGAAACAGGGGTTGGCAGGCGCGCTCGGGGTCTTCTGGCAGGGTAGAGAGATCGCCAAGCAGAACAAGGCCATCCTCAAGGCACAAAAGAACGGCGTCTACTGGACGCACACCGGGGCCCAGATAGCATCCGCTGCCACCGCAGCTGGTTTCGAAATCCAGAGACAAGAAGTCGTTTATCGTGGCTACAGCGACCTACTCGTATGTCATGCCAAGCCATAG
- a CDS encoding N-acyl amino acid synthase FeeM domain-containing protein, with translation MNEQVIDALKHVRYKVLTDSKDLENLYRLRYKCYRAGRSIAENELGIMTDAFDETANCVHVAVEMDGEILASVRLHLMSKLSFTSPTLEVFPEILDNLTRGQTILDATRFVINPAARKKRVPLHFLVLRIPFLATMFYDIDLALAPVRAEHTAFYQRYLGYELAMGPRSYPGLRKPIQLLTAEVREQRAAVLARTPVFGPVNEIPQSDIAFPDLSEVYAASKYGSFKTA, from the coding sequence ATGAACGAACAAGTTATCGACGCGTTGAAGCACGTCCGCTACAAAGTTCTAACTGACAGCAAAGACCTCGAAAATCTATATCGCTTGCGTTACAAATGCTACCGTGCCGGACGATCGATCGCCGAGAACGAGCTTGGCATCATGACCGACGCATTCGACGAGACCGCGAATTGCGTCCATGTCGCGGTTGAAATGGACGGGGAGATTTTGGCGTCGGTGCGCCTCCATTTAATGTCCAAGCTTTCGTTCACATCGCCGACGCTGGAGGTGTTCCCCGAAATTCTGGATAATCTCACGCGCGGACAAACGATCCTTGATGCGACCCGTTTTGTAATCAACCCAGCGGCCCGCAAAAAGCGTGTGCCACTGCATTTTTTGGTCCTGCGCATCCCGTTTCTCGCGACGATGTTCTACGACATCGACTTGGCCCTTGCTCCGGTGCGGGCCGAACATACCGCGTTCTACCAACGCTACCTCGGCTATGAATTGGCGATGGGACCACGCAGCTACCCGGGATTGAGAAAGCCCATCCAGCTTCTGACCGCTGAAGTTCGCGAACAGCGCGCCGCGGTTCTGGCACGCACACCAGTTTTCGGTCCGGTGAACGAAATCCCACAATCCGATATTGCGTTTCCAGACCTATCAGAGGTTTACGCCGCTTCAAAGTATGGCAGTTTCAAGACGGCGTGA